One segment of Manduca sexta isolate Smith_Timp_Sample1 chromosome 27, JHU_Msex_v1.0, whole genome shotgun sequence DNA contains the following:
- the LOC115448536 gene encoding uncharacterized protein LOC115448536, giving the protein MISKTYLLIVAFVVAVTATSIYHADGIDKFDQFDEFDQLDELDDVDENEVAVHGERKGKLLFPFVSIVRFANTDCSSSNALNGTCLARRECNNLNGTITGTCASRRGRCCIVSRTCGSTTNVNNTYFISPGYPAAYAGGQACTIIVNRCNNNICQLRIDFLDFMVAQPDGDGNCVTDSITITGGNTVVPALCGDLTGQTLFVDFNGNAAITISITATLATTFARRWNIRLTQLGCDCPGIAPNGCLQYYTGIMGTINGFNYGTAANTALSASLVTGTRQIANLNYGICIRMEAGYCSIQYSQTANDMYSFTVTGDVEGADNTVLGTNVGAVNDGACVTDFVVVPNPTVVATGLPVGTDRFCGLGFVPIQTALKPFVLFVTTDANEGATATTPPDVANRGFSLTYRQIAC; this is encoded by the exons ATGATATCTAAGACGTATTTGCTAATAGTAGCCTTCGTAGTAGCGGTAACGGCTACCTCTATCTACCATGCCGATGGCATCGACAAATTTGACCAATTTGATGAATTTGATCAACTTGACGAACTTGACGACGTTGATGAAAATGAAGTTGCTGTACACGGAGAAAGAAAAGGAAAATTAT TGTTTCCATTCGTGAGTATCGTCCGTTTCGCTAACACCGACTGCAGTTCCTCGAACGCGTTGAACGGCACCTGTCTGGCGCGGCGGGAATGTAACAACCTGAACGGGACCATCACCGGGACCTGCGCGTCCAGACGAGGCAGATGCTGTATTG TGTCTCGGACATGCGGTTCTACCACGAACGTGAACAACACATACTTTATAAGTCCTGGATACCCGGCCGCATACGCGGGCGGACAAGCGTGCACCATCATAGTCAACCGGTGTAATAACAACATCTGTCAG CTTCGCATAGATTTCCTGGACTTCATGGTGGCCCAGCCAGACGGTGACGGTAACTGCGTCACGGACTCCATCACGATCACTGGTGGAAACACCGTAGTTCCCGCCTTATGCGGGGACCTCACGGGGCAGACCCTCTTCGTGGACTTCAACGGGAACGCTGCTATAACGATTTCCATCACAGCCACACTCGCCACCACATTCGCCAGGAGATGGAATATAAGGCTTACCCAGCTTGGGTGCGATTGTCCGGGAATAG CTCCCAACGGTTGCCTCCAGTACTACACCGGCATCATGGGAACCATAAACGGCTTCAACTACGGCACGGCGGCCAACACTGCCCTCAGCGCCTCTCTCGTCACCGGCACGCGCCAGATCGCCAATCTTAACTACGGAATATGCATCCGGATGGAAGCCGGATATTGCTCTATACAATATTCACAG ACAGCCAACGACATGTACTCCTTCACGGTGACGGGCGACGTAGAGGGCGCTGACAACACTGTTCTTGGTACCAATGTGGGCGCGGTCAACGACGGCGCATGCGTTACCGACTTCGTGGTCGTTCCCAACCCCACAGTGGTCGCCACCGGTCTGCCTGTGGGCACGGACCGGTTTTGCGGGCTCGGTTTTGTTCCTATTCAAA CTGCTTTGAAACCGTTCGTGTTGTTCGTGACGACGGACGCCAACGAAGGGGCAACAGCCACGACGCCCCCTGACGTCGCCAACCGAGGCTTCTCACTTACTTACAGACAAATCGCTTGTTAA
- the LOC115448537 gene encoding prostaglandin E synthase 2: MWRPWFTVLRQLVVPSPKISGQLSRVLFSTRSRPRSTAKLTVVSASIGVLIGAGYGGYTHYRVNVRKTSAKEQNEEYAFLKEAPEYKPQYRILNDADTSNLQLVLFQYRTCPFCCKVRAYLDARGVSYEIVEVDAVLRQAIKWSGYKKVPILLAKVDGGYQQLLDSTAIVSVLETYLQDKSNQLRDIIKFYPITKYVNDSGKECTEIANKYFIMHNAVAQSEKEKTMETEERKWRQWADSVLVHTLSPNVYRTPGEALETFKWFEEAGGWRQAFPTWECALMVYVGAAAMWIIGKRLKKRHNIQDDVRQSLYDAANEWTTAVAAKGTPFLGGEKPNLADITVYGVLSSIEGCQAFKDLRSTNAAVAKWYDDIKQAIHNGMGKVVAVHA, translated from the exons ATGTGGCGGCCGTGGTTTACTGTATTGCGGCAACTTGTCGTTCCTTCGCCTAAAATCAGCGGACAGCTATCACGAGTATTGTTTTCAACGCGAAGCCGGCCAAGGTCGACCGCAAAGTTGACTGTGGTCAGTGCCAGCATTGGAGTGCTCATCGGGGCGGGCTACGGCGGCTATACTCATTATAGAGTAAATGTTAGAAAAACCTCTGCCAAAGAACAAAACGAGGAGTATGCTTTTTTGAAGGAAGCCCCGGAATACAAGCCACAATATCGG ATATTGAACGATGCGGACACTAGCAACTTGCAACTAGTTCTGTTCCAATATCGCACATGCCCGTTCTGCTGCAAAGTCCGCGCTTACCTCGACGCGCGCGGCGTGAGCTATGAGATCGTTGAGGTAGACGCTGTCCTGCGTCAGGCCATCAAGTGGTCGGGGTACAAGAAAGTGCCCATCTTGCTTGCCAAAGTCGATGGAGGATATCAG CAACTTCTAGACAGCACGGCGATTGTTTCGGTTCTCGAAACGTACTTACAAGACAAGAGCAATCAACTAAGggatattataaagttttatccaattacaaagtatgtaaACGATTCGGGAAAGGAGTGCACCGAAATTgcgaacaaatattttattatgcataatGCTGTGGCGCAGagtgaaaaagaaaaaactatGGAGAC tGAGGAGCGCAAGTGGCGACAGTGGGCGGACAGCGTGCTCGTCCACACGTTGTCGCCCAACGTGTACAGAACCCCGGGCGAGGCCTTGGAGACGTTCAAGTGGTTCGAGGAGGCCGGCGGGTGGCGGCAGGCGTTCCCCACGTGGGAGTGCGCGCTTATGGTGTACGTCGGCGCCGCCGCCATGTGGATCATCGGGAAAAGACTTAAGAAGAG ACACAACATACAAGACGACGTGCGTCAGTCGCTATATGACGCCGCGAATGAATGGACAACCGCCGTCGCCGCCAAAGGCACTCCGTTCCTAGGAGGAGAGAAGCCAAACCTCGCTGACATAACAGTGTATGGAGTGCTCAGCAGCATTGAGGGGTGTCAAGCCTTCAAAGACCTGAGGAGCACCAACGCCGCCGTCGCCAAGTGGTACGACGACATCAAACAAGCAATACATAACGGAATGGGCAAAGTTGTCGCGGTCCACGCGTAA